One Natrinema longum genomic window, ACGGGCTCGCGATCGAACTCGGCGAACAGGTCGCGAGCGATGCGGTCGACGAGGTCGGGGTCGTCGACGGGGCCGGGCAGGGACCGCTCGCGGGTGTTGACGTCGTACGGCGGCGTGACGGCTTTGACTCCGATCGTCCGGTATAGCGCTCCCTCCCGCCGCGCGCGGTCGGCGACGGCGGCCGCAAGCGTCTCGATCAGGTCGTACTTCGGGGCCGGGTCGTCGACGGGTTCGGCGAACGCCGACTCCCGTGAGAAACTCTTGGGGTCGCCTTTCGGTTCGACCCGCCGGTCGTCCTCGCCGCGCGCACGGGCGTACAGTTCCCGACCGCGCTCGCCGAATCGCTCGACCAGCGGTTCCGGGTCGGTCTCGGCGACGTCGCCCGCCGTCTCCAGCCCCAGCTCCCGCAGTTCGCGGGCCGTCACGGGACCGACGCCGTGGAGCAAGTCGACCTCGAGCGGGGCGAGGAACGCCTGCACACCGTCGGGGTCGACGACGGTGAGCCCGTCTGGCTTGTCGAAGTCGCTGGCGATCTTTGCCGTACTCATCGTGGATGCGACGCCGACGCTGACGGTGACGCCGACCTCCCGTCGGATGCGATCTTTCACGTGCCGGGCGAACCCCTCCGCCACCTCCCAGGCCGTCCGTTCGGTCACGTCGAGGTAGGCCTCGTCGATGCTCTCCTCGCGGACGACGTCGGCGCAGTCGTGGAGGATCTCCCGGACGTCGCTCGCGACCGACTCGTAGTAGTCCATGTCGACGGGGCGGTAGTAGCCGGTCTCCTCGCGCTCGAGGCCGTCGGCCTCGCCGGTCTCGAACGCTCCGCGTCGGGGGAGTCGCTCGAGGGCCGTCGAGATCGCCTGTGCGCTCTCGACGCCGAACTCGCGGGCCTCGTAGCTGGCGGTGGCGACGGCACCGATCGTCTCGCCGGCCTCGTAACCCATGCCGACGACCACGGGTTCGCCCCGGAGTTCGGGCTCGCGCAGCCGCTCACAGGAAGCGTAGAAGCAATCGGCGTCGACGTGACAGACGATCCGATCCTCGTCGTCCTCGCCCTCGACGCCCGGGAGTCGCGGCCCGTCGGACATTCGTTACCCGTCGATACGTCCGAACGGACGTGAACGTTGTGCCCCGTGACTGACGGGGAGAAGAAGTCTCGAATGTGCACGCCAGACGGCCGTCAGTTGTACTCCCGCCAGCGGTACCCACAGTCGGTGCACTTGAAAAACCGCGTCGGCGGTTCGTCGGCCGACGCCGTCTGCTTGAGCGTGTACCAAGCTTCCTCGGCACCGCACTCGTCGCAGATGATATCCGTCGCCTTCGGTTTGCCCTCGAAGTTGGCCTCCTCGCTCGACTCGATCACGTCATCGTCGGTCTGGGACTCCGTCGTGACGAACGCGTCTTCCTGCTCGCGGTCTCGTTCGCTCGAGGCCCCGCAGTCGTCGTTCGTACAGACCATGCGCTCGCCCTGCGCTTTCATCATCGAACCGCAGTCGTCGCAAAACTGCATACTTGCCGTCTACGAACTCGGCACGCAAAAACACACCAGTTGGCCGGCAACCAGCAAACTCACTCCGTCCTCTCGAGTACCTCGTCCTCGAGCACGAACGGACAGTCCGCAACGCGGAACGTCGACACGCTGGGCACGGTGAGAATCTCGGCGTCCTCGTGAGCGCACGCGACATCGGGTGGGTCCGAGAAGTAGTCACAGCCCTGGCAGTAGGATCGCTTCTCGACCTCGCGGATCACCCGACCGTCAGGCTCGTCCGGTAGCCCGTCCGCGTCGGCGGCCTCGAGTCGTGCCCACAGACGGTCACCGTCGATTTCGCCGGTCTGTTGCCGGTCGAACAGCTCGTCGAAGTCGGGCGCACTCGATGGTGACCGATCCGAGTCGGTTCCGTCGGCCGCTCCCTCGGCGCTCGCGGCGAGGTCACCGAGTGGAGCGGATCGACGCCCCCCCTCAGCGTCGGTGTCGCCGCCGGAATCGGCATCCGCCATCGGGTCTGGATCGTCGTCGCCCTCGCCGGGATCGGCAGCCGCCGGCGGGTTCGACTCGTCGGGATCCGTGAATTCGAAACGGTCCTCGGCCGCAGAATCCGAACGGTCAGTCATCGAGATGTTCCTCCGTTTCGGTCGGTGAAACCGGCGTCTCGGTGTCGTCGTCGACGGCTCCGGCGTCGTCGCCGACCGATTCGGCCTCCGCTTCGACGGCCGCGAAGACCGCCGCGGTCGTCGCCCCGTCGTCGGTCTCCACGCGGCCCTCGAAGGCCGGCGGATCGGCCGTCTGCAGACGGTTGGAGCCGAAGACGGACGGCTTTTTCACGACGTCGGTGAACGCGCTCGCACAGTGGGGACACTCGGGTGCGGTCAGCAACGCGATGCCGACGCTCGAGCCACAGTCCTCACAGTTCGCCGTCGTGATTCCGAGCCTGTTGGCCGCCAGTTTGAGTCGGTCCGTGGCGGTTTGCCGGCGCTGTTGTGCGGCGAGTTCCTCGCGCTGCTCCCGGAGATCCACGACCGCCCGAGCGAGCAGCGTCGATCGGTCGGCGAGTTCGTCCGTCTCCGCGAGGAGGTCGTCGAGGACGATCTCGAAGTTGTCGAACCCACCCTCGACGGTCGATTCGAGGGCCGCAAGGTCCCTGTGGATCGCCTCGAGATCGTCCGCGGCGGCTCGATCCGGGTGGTGGTGATCGGCCGGGGCTTTGTCGTCGAGTTCCCCCTTGAGTTGTACCACGCGAGCACGGACATCCGCGAGGAGGTCGGTGAACTCGTCGCGATCCTGACTCGGCATCTGCTCGTAGTAGGGACATCAACCGTATAAGAGTTTGTGAGAGTTTAGGGCGTCCCCCGATCGAAACCTGCCGTCACCGGATCTTTCGGACGTTACTGATGTCGAAGCCGCCGTCGTGAATCTCCGTTTCGAACCGGACGATGTCCTCGTCCTCGAGTCGAGAGAGCACGCCGCGGAACTGCTCGACGACGAGGGTTCTGGCCCGTTCCGAGCCGCCGCTTTCCCACTCGAACAGCAGGGTCCCGTCGGTAGCTTCCTTGAGCCGGCCGAGCTCGGTCTGCTCGAGGAGCTCCGAGTTGACGAGCAGGAGGATCAAACCGCCCCAGCGATGAGAGGCGCGTTTGAGCCCTTTCAACAGGACGGTCAGGT contains:
- the dinB gene encoding DNA polymerase IV, with the protein product MSDGPRLPGVEGEDDEDRIVCHVDADCFYASCERLREPELRGEPVVVGMGYEAGETIGAVATASYEAREFGVESAQAISTALERLPRRGAFETGEADGLEREETGYYRPVDMDYYESVASDVREILHDCADVVREESIDEAYLDVTERTAWEVAEGFARHVKDRIRREVGVTVSVGVASTMSTAKIASDFDKPDGLTVVDPDGVQAFLAPLEVDLLHGVGPVTARELRELGLETAGDVAETDPEPLVERFGERGRELYARARGEDDRRVEPKGDPKSFSRESAFAEPVDDPAPKYDLIETLAAAVADRARREGALYRTIGVKAVTPPYDVNTRERSLPGPVDDPDLVDRIARDLFAEFDREPVRKLGVRVANLEFAAADQASLESWEGDRADENTDPDGGSTPESGPEPVHDDRSAGQSSLADFS
- a CDS encoding transcription factor S, encoding MQFCDDCGSMMKAQGERMVCTNDDCGASSERDREQEDAFVTTESQTDDDVIESSEEANFEGKPKATDIICDECGAEEAWYTLKQTASADEPPTRFFKCTDCGYRWREYN